The Christiangramia salexigens genome includes the window TTCAACCAAGTTTTTCGATTCTATCAGCATGCTAAAGAAGTTCTCGGGTTTGAGCTCATTCAGCATTTTCTTGCGCATAATCTCGGTAACGTTCCTTTTTATGGCATCCCTGAGGTTAAATTCCGGGTCGAGCATCGCTACTATCTGGTCCAGATTTAGCAATATTTTTCCGAGGATATTAATTTCTACCGGAAGTTTGATATGGGTAGTTAATGCAAGCCGGTTTAGCTGAATAAGAATTTTTCCCGTTTGAAGATCCTTCGCCAGGCTATTCTCGCTTTCCATAATGACATCACTTACGGTTTTTGCGAACTCCCGTTTTTGAGAGTCTTCAGAAGTTTGGCTCATTTTCAGTAAAATATGAGCAGTTCGCTGTCCGTTGCTATTGCTTAAAGCCAGCAATAATTCTATAAGATTCTCCTGAAGCTGGGGAGTAAATCTCGCAACCATTCCAAGATCTATCAGCGCTATCTTATTATCCTGAGTAAATTTAATATTCCCTGGATGTGGATCTGCATGGGCAAAACCATCATTGATGATCTGTTGTAGATAAGCTTCCACCAATTCCTCCACGAGTTCAGAAAAATCATTTTCCAGTTGTCTAAGAGGAGAAAGAGAAGTGATCTTTTTTCCCGAAACAAATTCCATGGTAAGAACTCTTGTAGAGCTATAATCCATAACCGGAGCAGGAATGATTAGATGCTCATAGTCTTTAAGGTTACGTTTAAGACTTATTAAGTTCTGAGCTTCTTTCTTATAATCCAGTTCATTGATCAAGATCCTTCTTAATTCGGCAAAGACTTCATCCAGAGCATAAGTTTTAGCTTTTTCAAGGTGATTTACAGCAAGATTGGTCATCTCCTGTAAGGTATCCATATCCTCAATAAACTTTTTTTGAATACCCGGTCTCTGAACCTTAACCGCTACCGGCTTTCCGGACAGAAGTTCTGCACGATGAACCTGCCCAATAGATGCACTGGCAATTGGTTTTTCATCGAACAAATTAAATGCTTTGGATATTTTGGTTCCAAGCTCTTTTTCAATGATCTCCTTCACTTCTTCAAAAGGTACGGGAGAAACATTATCCTGTAGGTTAGCTAAAGCCTTTAGGTATTCATCTGGTAATAGATCCGGTCGTGTAGAGAGCAACTGACCAAGCTTGATGTAAGTTGGTCCCATCTGTTTGAGGTCTTCCACGAGCTCCTCTGGGGTTTGCTCAAATTTATGCTCCTCATCGTCTTCGGGTAGCCCTTCATTTATAGCGATACTACTGGTTTGGCGAAAAAGATCGCTGTTCCAGTATTTTAGCATAAAGCTTATAAATTTATAATATCGCTTAAACTTCTCCGGTGTATTACTCATTTAGTTCTGGTAATGGTTAGGTTTCTAAATTTAAAAAATAAACCTGTATCAGAAAGAAAGCAACTTGTTTAAATGATTAATATTATTTGGATGTCCAAACAGATATAATAAGTCGCCCTGAACGATCTGGGTATCTGGAGAGATCTCGGTTAGGTATCTTCTGTCTCTTTGGATTGCCAGGACGGTAACCCTGTAATTTTTTCCTATTCCGGAATCTTCAATGCTTTTACCCACGATCTTTCGATTATCCCTTTGAACTTTCATCGTTACTATCTCGCGATTAGGGATATTTAAATGCTGTAGGGCAGGCGAGTGTGGTTTCTTCTTTAAGGAAGTTAACATCTCATAATCTGAGGAACGTATCTGATTTGTAAACTCCTGAATTTCATCGAAAGGAACAAGGTATTTCTTTAATACTCTGGTAAATATCTCAATAGAGGTTTCGAACTCTTCCGGAATCACTTCATCTGCTCCCAGTTTTAGCACTTCTTCGATTTCCCGAACATAACGTGTTCTTACGATCACCGTTGCAGTTTGAGTAAATTGGCGAATCGATGTTAGAATTTTTTTGGTCGCTCCGGGATCAGAGATCGCTATCACTATAACCCTGGCTTCCTGGATATGGGCATGTTTTAAAATTGTTGAATTTGTGGCGTCCCCAAAAATAATTGGTTCCTTATTGGATTTTGCCTTTTGGAAAGTTTCAGGATTGGTATCCAGAACCACGTATGGAATCTCGGCTTTTCTTGCGGCCTTGGAAATATTTTCACCATTTATTCCGTAGCCTATAATGACCAGATGATCATGCAAATTCTCTTCAGAAAATTCTTCTTCTGCTTTCGTGCTTTTCTTGATATTCTCCAGTCTTTTTCTGACTGCCGATGGGATAGGAGCCTTTAGGAGAGAATATGTGATCTTTGGAGCAGAAGAAATTAGGAAAGGTGTTATTCCCATAGTAATGATTGAAATCGCCAGGAAGTACTGGTATATATTTTCAGGGATCAGCCCGTTATCTTTTCCAACTCCCGAAAGCAATAGTGAGAATTCACCCACCTGAAAGAGGCTAAATACTGCAAGAAATAAAGTCCTTGTTGGATATCTTAGTATATAAACTGTGATGCCTACCACTAGCATCTTTAACAGTACTACAGCAAGCACTAATAACATTATGATTACTATATTGTTGAAAAAGAAACTAAGATTTAACAGAGAACCAACAGAGATAAAAAAGAAACTGATAAAGATTTCTCTAAAAGGGAGCACATTAGCGGTGGCCTGATGGCTGTAATCGGACTCTGAAATGATCAGACCGGCAAAGAAAGCTCCAAGTGCTAGGGATAATCCCACCGTGGAAGTTAGCCATGCTACTCCAAAGCAAAATACCACTACGGTTAATATAAATAACTCCTGATTTTTAGTTTTTACTACCCAGCCAAATATTTTTGGTGCTACATATTGCGCCAGTATATATACGATTACAAGCACTAAGAGGATCTTGAGTACCATGATAACAATTGTGGATAAAATATTTGGTGTTTCTCCCGCGAGTAAAGGAGTAAACAGCATCATGGGCACTACGATGATATCCTGAAATATTAAGATCCCAAGTCCAATACGGCCGTGTGGAGAGGTAATTTCCCCTCTTTCCTGAAGTAACTTTAATACTATGGCAGTACTACTTAAACTGAAAAGAAAGCCTAAAAATATAGAAGTATTAAGAGGAAGCCCTACGAAGGTTGAGATCGCGGCGGTAATTAAAATTGTTCCCCCAACCTGTAATCCTCCTCCTAAAAAGATGATCCTTTTAATGGAGGCCAGGCCTTTAAGTGATAGTTCTATACCAATCACAAAGAGCAGAAAAATAATTCCTATTTCCGAAAGGAGTTCTACCTCGTGTTGCGAACTTATCAGGTTAAATGCATGAGGTCCGGCAATTATACCGGCAAGAAGGAACCCAAGAATTGCAGGAAGTTTTAGCTTTTGAAAGGCCAGAATTATCACAATAGATAAGCCTAAAATGATAACAATATCCTGAAGCATTGGGATTTCCATAAGCGGTTGGTTTTAGTTGAGTTTAAATATAATAAGTAAAGTGGTTTTTGGTCGATAATCAGCAAAAAAAAGGCAGGTTTTTACCTGCCTTTTTGAATTATTTATGCTGTCTTCTAATTCTTGAGCCAGGCATTTCTAAGGGCCACCTGAGCAGCTGGTGCATCTTCAATTTCAACAAGTTTCTTATTAGTGTCCATGGGGGTGGTAATTTTTCCATTTAACTCAAGCTTTTCTCCGTTTCTCATAACTATCATTGAAATATCGTCACCCTCTTTCCATTCTTCTGAAATCTGAATAAGACCATAAACGTTCTGAATATTATATTCTTTTCCGTTTACAGATTTAAGTACATCTCCGCCTTCAATTCCAAACTCTGTTAGGAAAGAATTCAATTCTACATTTTCCCTGAAAACAATTTCCATAGTTTGCTGATTTGCTCTTATATAAGGTGTCTGTCCTTTTAAGAAAAAGCCCACTTCAGTCATTACTTCTCTTTCTTCCAAACCAACTTTTTGAAAGAATTCGTCATAAGGGATAGGGGTGGAACCTGATACATAAGAATCAAAAAACTGCTGAATTTCGGGATAGGTAAGTGATACAATATCAGATATTAGATCTGCATCTTCAAAAGGTCTGTCTTTCCCATACTTTTCTCCGAGTTTTTTCATAAGGTCAAGAATACCGGACTCTCCATTGCTTAACTCCCTTAGCCTTATATCCAGTGCCATTCCAATAAGAGCACCTTTCATATAAACATTATAGTAGCTATCCTTGTATTCATCCTCAAGAATATTCTTACTCATTATGGTAAAAGGAATTGTATCATCAAAGTTTCTGGATATACTGATCTTATCAGTCATTCTATCGTAGAATTCCTGATTGGTGATCAAGCCTTGATCTATCTGAAAAAGGTTGGCAAAATATTCAGTTACACCCTCGTACATCCATAAATGCTGAGACATTTTTGGATCGTTATAATCGAAGTAATGAATTTCCTTAGAATGTACATTTAAAGGTGTAAGAATGTGGAAAAATTCATGTGATACTATATCGGTCATCGATTTTTCCAATGCTGCAGGACTCATGGATTCCGAAAGCACAACCACTGTTGAGGTGTGATGTTCCAGGGCGCCAAAATTTCCTGCATCTGGTTTATCATCCTCAGCGAGATAGAGGAGGATGGCATATTTGTTCGTATTATCTATATCCCCAAGGAAACTTTTTTGGGCAGATAACATTTTTTGCATAGAAGGTTTGATGGACTGTGCAGTAAATTTCTTATTGGGTGAATAAACATCCAGCAAAACTTCCATTCCCTGAATATTGATCCTGGCGGTATCTGGAGTCGCATACATTATTGGATGATCTATAACTTCAAAATATCTGTTGAGGTTGAAGATATCAGTTTTGGAACTCTTGTCATTGCTGTCCAGACTTTGGCTAACGGTTAAAGACGTTCCGGGAATAAGCTTGGCTGGTCTTTGGATTTCCAGTCTGTATTTTTCCTCTGTCATATTCTTAAAATAACCAACGAAACCATGCAGGTTCAGCAGAAAATTTTTATCCTTCAAAATGTTGGTGCCGGCCATGGAGTATACGCCACCTTCATTCTCCCAGTCAAATGAATCATTTACCTGATACATCACTTTATCAAGATTTTTAGCATTGGCTATATCCCAGCTGTTATCATCGATCTTAGTAACAGGCATTTCATTTCCCTGATAATCCAGAGCCTTAAAATTTTCAGAGAACTTTCCGTAATTATCGGTGGAATAAGTTCCGGGGACTGTTTTAGGAATGTAGAACGTAGTTATTTCAGAAGAAAATCTATCCGGGTCTACAGTTACCCAGACTTTATCATCCTCTACATCCACTAAATTAATACTGGCTACAATGGGCTGCTTAGGAGTTGCAACATTCTGCGTTTTACACGAGAATAGTAAACTAATGGCTGCAATACCTATTATAAGTTTTTTCATGAATTAGATCTTTGTATAATATGACTTTAAAGATAGGTTATTGTTACAAAAAAAAGAGGTGCCACATGGCACCTCTTTCCATTTAAAGTATATAATGAACCTATACTCTTACATGACCTTCACCTAGAACATAGTACTTATTAGTAACTAATTGTTTTAGACCTAATGGTCCACGGTGGTGAAGTTTATCTGTAGATATTGCAAGTTCTGCTCCAACGCCCATTTGTCCACCATCGGTGAAACGGGTTGAAGCGTTATGATAAACCGCTGCGCTATCTACTTGTTCCATAAAGGTTAAAGCTTCCTCTTTTTCTTTAGTAATGATGGAAGCAGAATGTCCTCCTGAATATTTGTTTATTTTATCTATAGCTGCATCCAGCCCGTCAATAGCTCCAATTACGATCTTCATCGCAAGGAATTCTTCATACCAGGTATCTTCAGAAGGCACCTTTTCTTCATCCGTTAATACTTTTGAAACTTCCTCGTCTACAAGGATGTTCACTTTATTATCGCGGAATAGCTCCTGAAGCTCTTTTAGCTTAGATTCATAATTCTCAATATTCTTATCTACAAGAACTTTATCTAAAGCGTTACAACCTGAGATCTTATCGATCTTGGCATTTAACATCACTTTCTTCGCAACTTCAAAATCTGCATTTTTTGAAACATATAGGAAATTATTTCCTCTACCACTAACCAGTACAGCTCCGGTAGAATGTTCCTTAACGAAAGCGATCAATCGCTCTCCACCTCTTGGTACAATTAAATCTAATTGCTCTGGTGGATTTTTCAAGAAATCCTGAGTTTCAGTTCGGTTCATATGTAGAAGTTTGATCCACTCCTTACCTAAACCATTTTCTTCAAGGGCTTCATGCCAGCACTCCTCAAGGATCTTATTACTGTTAATCGCCTCTTTACCTCCTTTTAGGTAAATCTTATTATTGGCTTTGAATGCCAGTACTGCAGCTTCAATAGTAACATCTGGTCTTGATTCATAAATGATCATGATGTTGCCAAATGGTGCAGTTTTATTGGTGATGTCTAATCCTGTATCCAGACTTCGGTGTTCTATCACCTGACCTACAGGATCATCCTGCTCCATAACTTCTTTTACAGATTGGATCATACCATCAACTTTCTTGTCATCAACGATCAATCGGTCATACATTGCCTGATCGTCTTTTTCGAAAGCTTCCAGATCCTTTTTATTAGCATCAATAATTTCATTACGTCTCTTATCCAGAATACTCATCATGGATTTCAGGACGTTATTTTTGGTTTCTGATTTTATCAACTTCATTTTTTCTTTCCTTTTGTTTTAGTTAATCAATTCTTACGAGGTGAATTTCGTACCAACAGGTTTCCCTGCCATAATATCAAGAATTACATCTTCACGCTTACCATTTGCGATATAGGTCGTAATATTCTTTGCGGCAGTACCTTTGGCGATCTTGATTTTGGACTCCATTCCTCCTCGGCCTTCACCTTCACCTTTGTCTGATTCCTGAACATATTTCTCAACGTTCTCATCTATCTGAACTTTATTCAGTTTTTCAGAATCATCATCTTCAGGGTGGCCGGTATAAAGTCCGTCGGTATCACTTAATATGATAAGCTTTTCAGCACCAATAAGTTCAGCAACTAAACTTGCCAACTCATCATTATCTGAGAACATGGACATTGTAACCGAAACGGCATCATCCTCGTTCGCAATTGGGATAATCCCTTCAGATAACAGAGATTCATAACAGTTAATCATATTCTCTCTATGGATCCCCGGGCTGAAATCTCTTTTAGTGGCCAATACCTGCGCACATCTCATCCCATAATCATGGAATATGCTATAATAATGACGCATCATACGAGGTTGTCCAACAGATGAGTAAACCTGTCTACGCTTACTGTCATCTTCGATCTTAATTTCTCCTAAGATTTCTTTTCCTGCAATTGCAGAACCTGAAGAAACAAGTACAACCATAATGTCTTCCTCGTATAAGGTTGCAATTTGCCTTACTAAACTCTTTAATACTGGTCCTAATATTCTATTGTCTTTATTGGTCATTACATTAGTACCAACTTTTACGACAATTCTTCTTTTCTTATCCATTATTTAGGTCTTATTGTAAGATTTTTGGTTATGATATTATTTTTCCTCTCCTAATTCTACAGCACGATCAAAAGCGGCATACGCAGCATCCTTGATCAATTCTTTTACATTATTATCGTCCATAGAATCAAGAGCTGCTCTGGTGGTACCTCCTTTAGAGGCTACTCGCTCCATCCAGGTTCCAGGTGAAAGGTCATTTTGATTGAACAGTTCCACGGCACCTTCAAATGTCTGGCTAACCAATACCTTTGAATCGTTTTTGGAAAAGCCCATCTTAAGAGCTGCTTCTAGCATAGATTGCATAAAGTAGAATACGTATGCAGGTCCACTACCAGAAATACCAGTAGAAGCATCTATAAAGTTTTCATTTTCCACATGAATAGATTCTCCGGTTGTATCTAGGAGATTGCGCACCATTAATAATTCTACTCTGGAAACTTCTTTGGACTCTGTATATGATGTAACACCTTTTCCTACCTGTGCTGGAAGGTTTGGCATTGATCTAACTACTTTTTTAACTCCAAGTCCATTTTGTATTTTTTCAATAGTTACTCCGGCCATAAGGGATACGAATATCTGCTCCTTATTCACCATAGGTTTCATCTCCTCAAAAAGATCTTCACAGTGATATGGTTTTACAGCAACAAATACGATATCCGCTTCCGGAAGGCATTCTGATAAATTCTCATAAACGTCAAAATGATCAAGATCGCGCAATCTTGCGATCACATCTGCAGATTTATCAAATACCATTAAATTTCTACGATTAAGCATGGCTGAACTCGCCATCCCTTCTGCGTAGGTTAATCCCATATTTCCTGCTCCAATAACTAATGTTTTCATCTTTAATTTTTAGGTTCATTATCTATCGGTACTATACCGATCATTCTGCACTACCTACCGCAAAGACCGTGCGACTATGCCAGAAAATCTCTATATGAAACCTTTTCAGGCAATAATTTAAAAGCTTTTCTCCGAAATGACACTTAATTTAAACTTAAAACATCATGACAATTTTCAATTTAATCGCTAATAATTTCCTTATATGCTCAGA containing:
- a CDS encoding ABC1 kinase family protein, whose amino-acid sequence is MSNTPEKFKRYYKFISFMLKYWNSDLFRQTSSIAINEGLPEDDEEHKFEQTPEELVEDLKQMGPTYIKLGQLLSTRPDLLPDEYLKALANLQDNVSPVPFEEVKEIIEKELGTKISKAFNLFDEKPIASASIGQVHRAELLSGKPVAVKVQRPGIQKKFIEDMDTLQEMTNLAVNHLEKAKTYALDEVFAELRRILINELDYKKEAQNLISLKRNLKDYEHLIIPAPVMDYSSTRVLTMEFVSGKKITSLSPLRQLENDFSELVEELVEAYLQQIINDGFAHADPHPGNIKFTQDNKIALIDLGMVARFTPQLQENLIELLLALSNSNGQRTAHILLKMSQTSEDSQKREFAKTVSDVIMESENSLAKDLQTGKILIQLNRLALTTHIKLPVEINILGKILLNLDQIVAMLDPEFNLRDAIKRNVTEIMRKKMLNELKPENFFSMLIESKNLVEHMPERMNRISEKLANDEFKIKIDAIDEKRVTDGFQKVANRITLGLIIASMIIGASMLMQVPSDFTIFGYPGLAIMFFLLAAAGGIFLSYVIVFRDENLNNKN
- a CDS encoding cation:proton antiporter codes for the protein MEIPMLQDIVIILGLSIVIILAFQKLKLPAILGFLLAGIIAGPHAFNLISSQHEVELLSEIGIIFLLFVIGIELSLKGLASIKRIIFLGGGLQVGGTILITAAISTFVGLPLNTSIFLGFLFSLSSTAIVLKLLQERGEITSPHGRIGLGILIFQDIIVVPMMLFTPLLAGETPNILSTIVIMVLKILLVLVIVYILAQYVAPKIFGWVVKTKNQELFILTVVVFCFGVAWLTSTVGLSLALGAFFAGLIISESDYSHQATANVLPFREIFISFFFISVGSLLNLSFFFNNIVIIMLLVLAVVLLKMLVVGITVYILRYPTRTLFLAVFSLFQVGEFSLLLSGVGKDNGLIPENIYQYFLAISIITMGITPFLISSAPKITYSLLKAPIPSAVRKRLENIKKSTKAEEEFSEENLHDHLVIIGYGINGENISKAARKAEIPYVVLDTNPETFQKAKSNKEPIIFGDATNSTILKHAHIQEARVIVIAISDPGATKKILTSIRQFTQTATVIVRTRYVREIEEVLKLGADEVIPEEFETSIEIFTRVLKKYLVPFDEIQEFTNQIRSSDYEMLTSLKKKPHSPALQHLNIPNREIVTMKVQRDNRKIVGKSIEDSGIGKNYRVTVLAIQRDRRYLTEISPDTQIVQGDLLYLFGHPNNINHLNKLLSF
- a CDS encoding peptidase M61, which codes for MKKLIIGIAAISLLFSCKTQNVATPKQPIVASINLVDVEDDKVWVTVDPDRFSSEITTFYIPKTVPGTYSTDNYGKFSENFKALDYQGNEMPVTKIDDNSWDIANAKNLDKVMYQVNDSFDWENEGGVYSMAGTNILKDKNFLLNLHGFVGYFKNMTEEKYRLEIQRPAKLIPGTSLTVSQSLDSNDKSSKTDIFNLNRYFEVIDHPIMYATPDTARINIQGMEVLLDVYSPNKKFTAQSIKPSMQKMLSAQKSFLGDIDNTNKYAILLYLAEDDKPDAGNFGALEHHTSTVVVLSESMSPAALEKSMTDIVSHEFFHILTPLNVHSKEIHYFDYNDPKMSQHLWMYEGVTEYFANLFQIDQGLITNQEFYDRMTDKISISRNFDDTIPFTIMSKNILEDEYKDSYYNVYMKGALIGMALDIRLRELSNGESGILDLMKKLGEKYGKDRPFEDADLISDIVSLTYPEIQQFFDSYVSGSTPIPYDEFFQKVGLEEREVMTEVGFFLKGQTPYIRANQQTMEIVFRENVELNSFLTEFGIEGGDVLKSVNGKEYNIQNVYGLIQISEEWKEGDDISMIVMRNGEKLELNGKITTPMDTNKKLVEIEDAPAAQVALRNAWLKN
- a CDS encoding glutamate-5-semialdehyde dehydrogenase codes for the protein MKLIKSETKNNVLKSMMSILDKRRNEIIDANKKDLEAFEKDDQAMYDRLIVDDKKVDGMIQSVKEVMEQDDPVGQVIEHRSLDTGLDITNKTAPFGNIMIIYESRPDVTIEAAVLAFKANNKIYLKGGKEAINSNKILEECWHEALEENGLGKEWIKLLHMNRTETQDFLKNPPEQLDLIVPRGGERLIAFVKEHSTGAVLVSGRGNNFLYVSKNADFEVAKKVMLNAKIDKISGCNALDKVLVDKNIENYESKLKELQELFRDNKVNILVDEEVSKVLTDEEKVPSEDTWYEEFLAMKIVIGAIDGLDAAIDKINKYSGGHSASIITKEKEEALTFMEQVDSAAVYHNASTRFTDGGQMGVGAELAISTDKLHHRGPLGLKQLVTNKYYVLGEGHVRV
- the proB gene encoding glutamate 5-kinase; translated protein: MDKKRRIVVKVGTNVMTNKDNRILGPVLKSLVRQIATLYEEDIMVVLVSSGSAIAGKEILGEIKIEDDSKRRQVYSSVGQPRMMRHYYSIFHDYGMRCAQVLATKRDFSPGIHRENMINCYESLLSEGIIPIANEDDAVSVTMSMFSDNDELASLVAELIGAEKLIILSDTDGLYTGHPEDDDSEKLNKVQIDENVEKYVQESDKGEGEGRGGMESKIKIAKGTAAKNITTYIANGKREDVILDIMAGKPVGTKFTS
- the proC gene encoding pyrroline-5-carboxylate reductase — protein: MKTLVIGAGNMGLTYAEGMASSAMLNRRNLMVFDKSADVIARLRDLDHFDVYENLSECLPEADIVFVAVKPYHCEDLFEEMKPMVNKEQIFVSLMAGVTIEKIQNGLGVKKVVRSMPNLPAQVGKGVTSYTESKEVSRVELLMVRNLLDTTGESIHVENENFIDASTGISGSGPAYVFYFMQSMLEAALKMGFSKNDSKVLVSQTFEGAVELFNQNDLSPGTWMERVASKGGTTRAALDSMDDNNVKELIKDAAYAAFDRAVELGEEK